From the Micromonospora sediminicola genome, one window contains:
- a CDS encoding alpha/beta hydrolase, producing MRFISERRLDDGVREREFTLDEIPGILWTPPTASGPTPLILQGHPGDLRRMYPRLAARARHAAAAGYASATLELPGAGDRPRSAAADQARVDLRRAIQAGEPVADEIVERLVLPLVDQAVPEWRVALDALLALPEIDGPVGYAGGVIAIGVRLAVVEPRISAAALFAGSYVPRVMFEEARQVTIPLLVLLQWDDEGNDRQLALDLFDAFGSREKTLHANMGGHTGIPAHEGDDGNRFFARHLRAAG from the coding sequence GTGCGATTCATCTCCGAACGACGCCTCGACGACGGCGTACGCGAGCGCGAGTTCACCCTCGACGAGATCCCCGGCATCCTGTGGACGCCACCGACGGCATCCGGGCCGACGCCGCTGATCCTGCAGGGCCACCCCGGCGACCTGCGCCGGATGTACCCGCGCCTGGCGGCCCGGGCCCGGCACGCCGCGGCGGCGGGCTACGCCTCGGCCACCCTCGAACTGCCCGGCGCCGGCGACCGGCCCCGTTCCGCCGCCGCCGACCAGGCCCGCGTCGACCTGCGCCGCGCGATCCAGGCCGGCGAGCCGGTCGCCGACGAGATCGTCGAACGGCTCGTCCTCCCCCTGGTCGACCAGGCGGTCCCCGAGTGGCGCGTCGCCCTCGACGCGCTCCTCGCGCTGCCCGAGATCGACGGCCCGGTCGGCTACGCGGGCGGCGTGATCGCCATCGGCGTCCGGCTGGCGGTGGTCGAGCCGCGTATCTCGGCCGCCGCGCTGTTCGCCGGCAGCTACGTGCCCCGCGTGATGTTCGAGGAGGCGCGGCAGGTCACCATCCCGCTGCTGGTCCTGCTGCAGTGGGACGACGAGGGCAACGACCGGCAGTTGGCGCTGGACCTGTTCGACGCGTTCGGCTCCCGGGAGAAGACGCTGCACGCCAACATGGGCGGGCACACCGGCATCCCGGCACACGAGGGCGACGACGGGAACCGGTTCTTCGCCCGACACCTGAGGGCCGCCGGGTGA
- a CDS encoding zinc metalloprotease translates to MGPRPNLLTRRTAGVATSTLALLLSTAAVGVVPAASAFSAAPAGVCAEPADAHGHADARVAKGGHPRLDPNELTAQQVREREADLAAAQRERANFRTGPTVTPLASVTIPVVVHVIQENSTRAGGNIPDSLINQQITVLNQSYAGSTGGAATAFAFQLTKINRVTNPSWYPIVQGSSAERSMKTSLRTGGKNTLNIYLGELSDGLLGWATFPKRTLDKMDGVVVLSESLPGGTATNYNQGDTGTHEVGHWLNLYHTFQGGCSGSGDSVSDTPAEASPAYECPTGRDTCSTAGKDPITNFMDYTYDSCMYQFTAGQASRMLTAWNAYRAA, encoded by the coding sequence ATGGGACCCCGTCCCAACCTGCTGACCCGGCGTACCGCCGGTGTCGCGACGTCGACCCTCGCGCTGCTGCTCAGCACCGCTGCCGTCGGCGTCGTCCCCGCTGCCTCGGCCTTCTCGGCCGCCCCGGCCGGCGTCTGCGCCGAGCCGGCCGACGCCCACGGCCACGCCGACGCCCGCGTCGCCAAGGGCGGTCACCCCCGGCTCGACCCGAACGAGCTGACCGCCCAGCAGGTGCGCGAGCGCGAGGCCGACCTCGCCGCCGCGCAGCGCGAGCGGGCCAACTTCCGGACCGGCCCGACCGTCACCCCGCTGGCGTCCGTGACCATCCCGGTCGTGGTGCACGTGATCCAGGAGAACAGCACCCGGGCCGGCGGCAACATCCCGGACTCGCTGATCAACCAGCAGATCACCGTGCTCAACCAGTCGTACGCGGGCTCTACCGGTGGCGCCGCCACCGCCTTCGCGTTCCAGCTCACGAAGATCAACCGGGTGACGAACCCGTCCTGGTACCCGATCGTGCAGGGCTCCTCGGCCGAGCGCTCGATGAAGACCTCGCTGCGTACGGGCGGCAAGAACACGCTCAACATCTACCTGGGCGAGCTGAGCGACGGCCTGCTGGGCTGGGCGACCTTCCCGAAGCGCACGCTGGACAAGATGGACGGCGTGGTCGTGCTCAGCGAGTCGCTGCCCGGCGGCACGGCGACCAACTACAACCAGGGCGACACCGGTACGCACGAGGTCGGCCACTGGCTGAACCTCTACCACACCTTCCAGGGCGGATGCTCCGGCTCGGGTGACAGCGTCTCCGACACCCCGGCCGAGGCGTCGCCGGCGTACGAGTGCCCGACCGGTCGGGACACCTGCTCCACGGCCGGCAAGGACCCGATCACCAACTTCATGGACTACACCTACGACTCCTGCATGTACCAGTTCACCGCCGGCCAGGCGAGCCGCATGCTCACCGCGTGGAACGCCTACCGCGCGGCCTGA
- a CDS encoding pyridoxamine 5'-phosphate oxidase family protein yields the protein MASWSEFAADEPRLADEIRLLMQQYGPGFGYLATVRADGGPRVHPVSPVITADGLWCFVIDSPKRRDLERDGRYALHSFPPEESDDEAYVAGRARPVTDPATVARLARVARAAPQGDWRLFEFTVDVAMLTRRDPVAQPGAGRPQMRVWLDPRGATPARRDPLAADGRRGRHGFDTRRPAA from the coding sequence ATGGCTTCCTGGTCCGAATTCGCCGCCGACGAGCCCCGCCTCGCCGACGAGATCCGCCTCCTGATGCAGCAGTACGGGCCGGGCTTCGGCTACCTCGCCACGGTCCGCGCCGACGGCGGCCCGCGGGTGCACCCGGTCTCCCCGGTGATCACCGCCGACGGGCTCTGGTGCTTCGTCATCGACTCCCCGAAGCGCCGCGACCTCGAACGCGACGGCCGCTACGCGCTGCACTCCTTCCCGCCGGAGGAGAGCGACGACGAGGCCTACGTGGCGGGCCGGGCCCGTCCGGTGACCGATCCGGCCACGGTTGCCCGACTGGCCCGGGTCGCCCGGGCGGCGCCGCAGGGTGACTGGCGGCTGTTCGAGTTCACCGTCGACGTGGCGATGCTGACCCGGCGCGACCCGGTGGCCCAGCCGGGTGCCGGCCGGCCGCAGATGCGGGTCTGGCTCGACCCGCGGGGCGCCACGCCGGCACGCCGTGACCCGCTCGCCGCGGACGGCCGGCGCGGCCGGCACGGCTTCGACACCCGCCGCCCGGCTGCCTGA
- the dcd gene encoding dCTP deaminase — protein MLLSDRDLVSEIKSGTLALEPFEPTLVQPSSIDVRLDRLFRVFNNHLYTHIDPSVQQDDLTSMVEVPEGQPFVLHPGEFVLASTLEVISLGDQLAGRLEGKSSLGRLGLLTHSTAGFIDPGFSGHVTLELSNVANLPITLWPGMKIGQLCIFRLSSPAEHPYGSAVYGSRYQGQRGPTPSRSWQSWRTWPTR, from the coding sequence ATGCTGCTCTCCGACCGCGACCTGGTCTCCGAGATCAAGTCGGGCACGCTCGCGCTGGAGCCCTTCGAGCCCACGCTGGTGCAGCCGTCCAGCATCGACGTACGCCTGGACCGGTTGTTCCGGGTCTTCAACAACCATCTCTACACCCACATCGACCCGTCGGTGCAGCAGGACGACCTGACGTCGATGGTGGAGGTGCCGGAGGGCCAGCCCTTCGTGCTGCACCCGGGCGAGTTCGTGCTCGCCTCCACGCTGGAGGTGATCTCGCTGGGCGACCAGCTCGCCGGGCGACTGGAGGGCAAGTCCAGCCTGGGCCGGCTCGGCCTGCTGACCCACTCCACCGCCGGCTTCATCGACCCGGGCTTCTCCGGCCACGTCACGCTGGAGCTGTCCAACGTGGCGAACCTGCCGATCACGCTCTGGCCGGGAATGAAGATCGGTCAGCTCTGCATCTTCCGGCTCTCCTCGCCGGCCGAGCACCCGTACGGCTCGGCCGTCTACGGATCGCGTTACCAGGGCCAGCGCGGCCCGACGCCGAGCCGGTCCTGGCAGAGCTGGCGCACCTGGCCGACCCGCTGA
- a CDS encoding C40 family peptidase translates to MALHAPRPSSNRSVDRSLVAPRSRWSRFTTALAALVGTAVVLTGGATAAHAEPSVAEIEAQIDRDWNKLEPVIEQVNAVREQLAVRRKQADALGRQIAPLQARVDAALGQVGGLAADAYKGDNLSTVNALLGSRSPGDLVSGLELLDRFAHHQQEQVRAVAELRDELAAKKRPLDQMVADLSRTEAQLATKKKQIDTEIAKLEKLRLKVYGKGGGGPLRPAPCPAGYPGGPAGAAVKFACAQIGKIYVWGAAGPDHFDCSGLTMAAWAKGGVSLPHNARQQHDVTKRVSRSELRAGDLVFYYGDLHHVGMYVGDGWVVHASQSGKPITMKRVDDGDINSYGRPA, encoded by the coding sequence GTGGCACTCCATGCCCCGCGGCCGTCGTCGAACCGGTCGGTCGACCGGTCCCTCGTCGCGCCGCGTTCCCGCTGGTCCCGCTTCACCACCGCCCTCGCCGCCCTGGTCGGCACCGCCGTCGTTCTGACCGGCGGCGCCACGGCGGCCCACGCCGAACCCTCGGTCGCCGAGATCGAGGCCCAGATCGACCGCGACTGGAACAAGCTCGAACCGGTCATCGAGCAGGTCAACGCCGTACGCGAGCAGCTCGCGGTGCGGCGCAAGCAGGCCGACGCGCTCGGCCGGCAGATCGCCCCGCTGCAGGCCCGGGTGGACGCGGCGTTGGGCCAGGTCGGCGGGCTCGCCGCCGACGCGTACAAGGGCGACAACCTCTCCACCGTCAACGCCCTGCTGGGCAGCCGCTCGCCGGGCGACCTGGTCAGCGGCCTGGAGCTGCTCGACCGCTTCGCACACCACCAGCAGGAGCAGGTGCGTGCCGTCGCCGAATTGCGCGACGAGCTGGCCGCCAAGAAGCGGCCGCTGGACCAGATGGTCGCCGACCTGAGCCGCACCGAGGCGCAGCTCGCGACGAAGAAGAAGCAGATCGACACCGAGATCGCCAAGCTAGAGAAGCTGCGGCTGAAGGTGTACGGCAAGGGTGGCGGCGGCCCGCTGCGCCCGGCGCCGTGCCCCGCCGGCTACCCCGGCGGCCCGGCCGGGGCTGCGGTCAAGTTCGCCTGCGCCCAGATCGGCAAGATCTACGTCTGGGGGGCCGCCGGCCCGGACCACTTCGACTGCTCCGGCCTGACCATGGCCGCCTGGGCCAAGGGCGGGGTCTCGCTGCCGCACAACGCGCGGCAGCAGCACGACGTGACGAAGCGGGTCAGCCGGTCCGAGCTGCGCGCCGGTGACCTGGTCTTCTACTACGGCGACCTGCACCACGTGGGCATGTACGTGGGCGACGGCTGGGTGGTGCACGCCTCCCAGTCCGGCAAGCCGATCACCATGAAGCGCGTCGACGACGGCGACATCAACAGCTACGGCCGCCCCGCCTGA
- a CDS encoding N-acetylmuramoyl-L-alanine amidase — translation MHLSTPPSGGRILLAAAVATATALAVTGPVTAAPETAGPATDRQRQYAAAATEYGVPQNVLLGVSYLESRWDTHPGQPSTSGGYGPMHLTDAAHVLATPGSAHVDEDEDPRGDDSRPLTLDPATAAAPARETPLPRASLQTIDTAATLTGLDAQTLRTDPAANIRGGAALLASYQKALGGPVGAGTDAAAWYGAVARYSGADTADAAAAFADEVYDQLGQGATRTTDDGQRVTLAATAARPDRSRLARLGLRHAQRPDGLECPVRLACEWIPAPYEQLSADPGDYGNHDLGNRPKQQKIEYIVIHDTEGYFGPSVDLVKRADYLGWHYTLRSVDGYVAQHIKAKDVGWHAGNWYVNAKSIGLEHEGFAGQGTWYTEAMYRASAKLVRHLALKFGIPLDRQHIIGHDNVPGTTAGTVKGMHWDPGPYWDWSHYFDLMKAPFRSTGTARTGLVTIDPDFATNRPAFVGCNQQPPGVPTPTPPAATCPSRGSSAVVLRTAPSVDAPLVNDLGLRPDGTPDTMYISDHGARASAGQTYAVAGRQGDWTAIWYLGQKAWFLNPASAPTAKWATGFVVTPRPGRATIPVYGRAYPEQAAYPDTIPYQTISPLQYTLAAGQRYAVGGVLPGEYYRAVSFDGSAPGDRTVVRGENRYVQVQFGHRIMYVNLDDVLVLPSPIGAPR, via the coding sequence ATGCACCTCTCCACCCCACCGTCGGGCGGACGGATACTGCTGGCCGCCGCCGTGGCGACCGCCACCGCGCTGGCCGTCACCGGCCCGGTGACCGCCGCGCCGGAGACGGCCGGACCCGCCACCGACCGGCAACGGCAGTACGCCGCCGCGGCCACCGAGTACGGCGTGCCGCAGAACGTGCTGCTCGGCGTCTCCTACCTCGAGTCCCGCTGGGACACCCACCCCGGCCAACCCAGCACCAGCGGCGGCTACGGCCCGATGCACCTGACCGACGCGGCACACGTCCTCGCCACCCCGGGCAGCGCCCACGTCGACGAGGACGAGGACCCGCGCGGCGACGACTCCCGCCCGCTCACCCTCGACCCGGCCACCGCCGCCGCGCCGGCACGGGAGACCCCGCTGCCCCGCGCCTCGCTGCAGACGATCGACACCGCCGCGACGCTCACCGGGCTCGACGCGCAGACGCTGCGCACCGACCCGGCGGCGAACATCCGCGGTGGCGCGGCGCTGCTCGCGTCGTACCAGAAGGCACTGGGCGGGCCGGTCGGCGCCGGCACCGACGCGGCGGCCTGGTACGGCGCGGTGGCCCGCTACTCCGGCGCGGACACCGCCGACGCGGCGGCGGCCTTCGCCGACGAGGTCTACGACCAGCTCGGCCAGGGCGCGACCCGGACCACCGACGACGGGCAGCGGGTCACGCTGGCCGCCACCGCCGCCCGGCCGGACCGGTCCCGGCTGGCCCGGCTCGGCCTGCGCCACGCCCAGCGGCCGGACGGCCTGGAGTGCCCGGTCCGGCTGGCCTGTGAGTGGATCCCCGCCCCGTACGAGCAGCTCAGCGCCGACCCGGGCGACTACGGCAACCACGACCTGGGCAACCGGCCGAAGCAGCAGAAGATCGAATACATCGTCATCCACGACACCGAGGGCTACTTCGGCCCCAGCGTCGACCTGGTGAAGCGGGCCGACTACCTGGGCTGGCACTACACGCTGCGCTCGGTGGACGGCTACGTCGCCCAGCACATCAAGGCCAAGGACGTCGGCTGGCACGCCGGCAACTGGTACGTCAACGCCAAGTCCATCGGTCTGGAGCACGAGGGCTTCGCCGGTCAGGGCACCTGGTACACCGAGGCGATGTACCGGGCCTCGGCCAAGCTGGTCCGCCACCTCGCGCTGAAGTTCGGCATCCCGCTGGACCGGCAGCACATCATCGGGCACGACAACGTGCCGGGCACCACCGCCGGCACCGTGAAGGGCATGCACTGGGACCCGGGCCCCTACTGGGACTGGTCGCACTACTTCGACCTGATGAAGGCGCCGTTCCGGAGCACCGGCACGGCCCGCACCGGGCTGGTCACCATCGACCCGGACTTCGCCACCAACCGGCCGGCGTTCGTCGGCTGCAACCAGCAGCCGCCGGGCGTCCCGACGCCCACCCCGCCGGCCGCGACCTGCCCGTCGCGCGGCTCCTCCGCGGTGGTCCTGCGGACCGCGCCGAGCGTGGACGCCCCGCTGGTCAACGACCTCGGGCTGCGCCCGGACGGCACGCCGGACACGATGTACATCTCCGACCACGGCGCCCGCGCCTCCGCCGGCCAGACGTACGCGGTGGCCGGCCGGCAGGGCGACTGGACGGCGATCTGGTACCTCGGCCAGAAGGCGTGGTTCCTCAACCCGGCGTCGGCGCCGACCGCGAAGTGGGCCACCGGCTTCGTGGTGACCCCGCGGCCCGGCAGGGCCACGATCCCGGTGTACGGCCGCGCCTACCCGGAGCAGGCCGCCTACCCGGACACCATCCCCTACCAGACCATCTCGCCGTTGCAGTACACGCTCGCGGCGGGCCAGCGGTACGCGGTCGGCGGGGTGCTGCCCGGCGAGTACTACCGCGCGGTCTCGTTCGACGGCTCGGCGCCGGGTGACCGGACCGTGGTGCGCGGCGAGAACCGCTACGTGCAGGTCCAGTTCGGTCACCGGATCATGTACGTGAACCTCGACGACGTGCTGGTCCTGCCGTCGCCGATCGGCGCGCCGCGGTAA
- a CDS encoding C40 family peptidase: MATMPPRRHAPSARPGRPAGFHRVVRRLLTLVAAVAVGAGMLAAPAHAAPSVDEIDAQIDKQWEKLEPTIEDYNKVNAQLKADQKKSAELQKKMVPLELASTLAMNKVGDIAARYYMRGPSQEMGALLVSTKPGTLAEQLVMLDRIADDQRKQIAGVLAARDKYNAQKQKLDALIATEIERKNKLAAQKKQIDSEIKRLTAMLPVTSIRPEGCPSIDGVVSSAARTAIKTACAQVGDPYVWGATGPNSFDCSGLTQYAYKAAGISLTHFTGAQWNEGRKISASEARPGDLVFFFSDLHHVGIYLGNGLMVHAPRTGKPVQVGKLQYMPVAGYRRPY, translated from the coding sequence GTGGCAACCATGCCCCCTCGACGTCACGCCCCGAGCGCTCGACCCGGCCGTCCGGCCGGGTTCCACCGGGTGGTACGCCGTCTCCTCACCCTGGTCGCGGCCGTCGCGGTCGGCGCCGGGATGCTGGCGGCCCCGGCGCACGCGGCGCCCTCGGTCGACGAGATCGACGCCCAGATCGACAAGCAGTGGGAAAAGCTCGAACCCACGATCGAGGACTACAACAAGGTCAACGCCCAGCTCAAGGCGGACCAGAAGAAGTCCGCGGAGCTGCAGAAGAAGATGGTGCCGCTGGAGCTGGCCTCGACGCTGGCCATGAACAAGGTCGGTGACATCGCCGCCCGCTACTACATGCGGGGCCCGTCGCAGGAGATGGGCGCGCTGCTGGTGAGCACCAAGCCGGGCACCCTGGCCGAGCAGCTGGTGATGCTCGACCGCATCGCCGACGACCAGCGCAAGCAGATCGCCGGTGTGCTCGCGGCCCGCGACAAGTACAACGCGCAGAAGCAGAAGCTGGACGCGCTGATCGCCACCGAGATCGAGCGCAAGAACAAGCTGGCGGCGCAGAAGAAGCAGATCGACTCCGAGATCAAGCGGCTGACCGCGATGCTGCCGGTGACCTCGATCCGCCCGGAGGGCTGCCCGTCGATCGACGGTGTGGTGAGCAGCGCCGCGCGTACCGCGATCAAGACGGCATGCGCCCAGGTCGGTGACCCGTACGTGTGGGGGGCCACCGGGCCGAACTCGTTCGACTGCTCCGGCCTGACGCAGTACGCGTACAAGGCGGCGGGCATCTCGCTGACGCACTTCACCGGCGCGCAGTGGAACGAGGGCCGGAAGATCTCGGCGAGCGAGGCACGCCCCGGTGACCTGGTCTTCTTCTTCAGCGACCTGCATCATGTCGGGATCTACCTGGGCAACGGTCTGATGGTGCACGCGCCGCGCACCGGCAAACCGGTCCAGGTGGGCAAGCTGCAGTACATGCCGGTCGCGGGTTACCGCCGGCCGTACTGA
- a CDS encoding hemolysin family protein, whose product MPELLVALVLLLGNAFFVGSEFALIASRRTVIEPLAATSKRARWALAAMNQIPLMIAGAQLGITVCSLGLGAIAEPALAHLLEVPFEALGLPASAVHPVAFVIALAVVVFLHTVVGEMVPKNITLAGPEPSALWLGPAMLAFCLATKPLLVAMKWSARQVLRWWRVEATDAVKTVFTAEELAGLVSQARTEGLLDAEEHARITGALALHSRTAADALQPWSTVTTVAEDVSPASLEVLATRTGRSRFPVVQRATRRVLGFVHVKDVLGYAGASRRAPVPADVYRPLAVVPPDRTLADLLLAMRRERRHMVLVSDGRRPLGVVTLDDVLTAIVGK is encoded by the coding sequence GTGCCTGAACTGCTTGTCGCCCTGGTGCTGCTGCTCGGCAACGCGTTCTTCGTGGGCAGCGAGTTCGCGTTGATCGCGTCCCGGCGCACCGTGATCGAACCGCTCGCGGCGACCTCGAAGCGGGCGCGCTGGGCGCTGGCCGCGATGAACCAGATCCCGCTGATGATCGCCGGCGCGCAGCTCGGCATCACGGTCTGCTCGCTCGGCCTGGGCGCGATCGCCGAGCCGGCGCTGGCCCACCTGCTGGAGGTGCCCTTCGAGGCGCTCGGACTGCCGGCGTCGGCGGTGCACCCGGTGGCGTTCGTGATCGCGCTGGCCGTGGTGGTGTTCCTGCACACCGTGGTCGGCGAGATGGTGCCGAAGAACATCACGCTGGCCGGGCCGGAGCCCTCGGCGCTCTGGCTCGGCCCGGCCATGCTCGCGTTCTGCCTGGCCACGAAGCCGCTGCTGGTGGCGATGAAGTGGTCGGCGCGGCAGGTGCTGCGGTGGTGGCGGGTGGAGGCGACGGACGCGGTCAAGACGGTGTTCACCGCCGAGGAACTGGCCGGGCTGGTGTCGCAGGCGCGGACCGAGGGGTTGCTGGACGCCGAGGAGCACGCCCGGATCACCGGCGCGCTCGCCCTGCACAGTCGTACCGCGGCCGACGCCCTGCAACCCTGGTCGACGGTGACCACGGTGGCCGAAGACGTCTCACCGGCCTCGCTGGAGGTGCTGGCGACCCGCACCGGCCGGTCGCGTTTCCCGGTGGTGCAGCGGGCCACCCGCCGGGTGCTCGGTTTCGTGCACGTCAAGGACGTGCTCGGATACGCCGGGGCGAGCCGTCGGGCCCCGGTGCCGGCCGACGTCTACCGGCCGCTGGCCGTGGTGCCGCCGGACCGTACGCTCGCCGATCTGCTGCTCGCGATGCGTCGCGAGCGCCGGCACATGGTGCTGGTCAGCGACGGTCGTCGGCCCCTCGGCGTGGTGACGCTCGACGACGTATTGACGGCCATCGTCGGCAAGTGA
- a CDS encoding hemolysin family protein has translation MPLVGFVLLTAGNAFFVAAEFALVTVDRAEIDRRADEGDGRAATVRRALRDLSFQLSGAQLGITITALLTGYLAEPALARLVAPALHPFGGADRFSGLLALALATLVSMLFGELVPKNLALARPMPAALATAAPMRGFSRAFGWLIRLLNNSANRLVRRLGVEPQEELASARSPEELGLLAAISARAGALPPDTAMLLRRTIRFGDKRAAEAMTPRVDVIALRATASVAELLEASRRTGRTRFPVYEETLDLVTGVAGVPDALGVPLARRAGTTVAAVAREPVYVPESLDLDGVLAALKDAGADLAIVVDEYGGTDGVVTVEDLVEELVGEIADEFDPDAVDGFGPAELTVPGGERTVLVDGVLRADELVEQTGFRLPEGPYETLGGFLMARLGHIPVAGETVDDAGYEFTVVEVDRHRIEQVRVVRPEEPDDGA, from the coding sequence TTGCCCCTGGTCGGCTTCGTGCTGCTGACCGCGGGCAACGCATTCTTCGTCGCGGCCGAGTTCGCCCTGGTCACGGTCGACCGCGCGGAGATCGACCGGCGGGCCGACGAGGGCGACGGACGGGCCGCCACGGTGCGGCGGGCGCTGCGGGACCTGTCCTTCCAGCTCTCCGGCGCGCAGCTCGGCATCACCATCACCGCGCTGCTCACCGGCTATCTGGCCGAGCCCGCCCTGGCCCGGCTCGTCGCGCCGGCCCTGCACCCCTTCGGCGGGGCGGACCGCTTCTCCGGGCTGCTCGCCCTGGCGCTGGCCACGCTCGTCTCGATGCTCTTCGGCGAGCTGGTGCCGAAGAACCTGGCGCTGGCCCGCCCGATGCCGGCGGCCCTGGCCACGGCCGCGCCGATGCGGGGGTTCTCCCGCGCCTTCGGCTGGCTGATCCGGCTGCTCAACAACTCGGCCAACCGGCTGGTGCGCCGCCTCGGCGTGGAGCCGCAGGAGGAACTCGCCAGCGCCCGTTCCCCGGAGGAGCTGGGACTGCTGGCCGCCATCTCGGCGCGGGCCGGCGCGCTGCCGCCGGACACCGCGATGCTGCTGCGCCGCACCATCCGCTTCGGCGACAAGCGGGCCGCCGAGGCGATGACCCCCCGGGTGGACGTGATCGCGTTGCGGGCCACCGCCTCCGTCGCCGAGCTGCTGGAGGCGTCCCGGCGGACCGGCCGGACCCGGTTCCCGGTGTACGAGGAGACGCTCGACCTGGTCACCGGTGTCGCCGGGGTGCCGGACGCGCTCGGCGTGCCGCTGGCCCGTCGGGCCGGCACCACCGTCGCCGCGGTCGCCCGGGAGCCGGTGTACGTGCCGGAGAGCCTGGACCTCGACGGGGTGCTGGCCGCGCTGAAGGACGCCGGCGCGGACCTGGCCATCGTGGTCGACGAGTACGGCGGCACGGACGGCGTGGTGACCGTGGAGGACCTGGTCGAGGAGCTGGTCGGGGAGATCGCCGACGAGTTCGACCCGGACGCGGTGGACGGCTTCGGGCCGGCGGAGCTGACCGTGCCCGGTGGCGAGCGGACCGTCCTGGTCGACGGCGTGCTGCGGGCCGACGAGCTGGTCGAGCAGACCGGCTTCCGGCTGCCCGAGGGGCCGTACGAGACGTTGGGCGGGTTCCTGATGGCCCGGCTCGGCCACATCCCGGTCGCCGGTGAGACGGTCGACGACGCGGGCTACGAGTTCACCGTGGTGGAGGTCGACCGGCACCGGATCGAGCAGGTCCGGGTGGTCCGCCCCGAGGAGCCCGACGACGGTGCCTGA
- a CDS encoding GOLPH3/VPS74 family protein, translating into MDGLLLTDELVLLAYDDAGTNRLGRPHLDYGLAGAVLLELALARRVEVVDKRLVVTDPAPTGVPLLDEALATVGAGRPRKPKDWIGKLAKGLPDRVLDGLVGSGVLRRDSDRVLLVFPRTRYPSPTGAEPAVETAARRRMVDALVGDGPVDARTAALLTLTRAVGLDRKLFRELPKERVKARMTEIAAGDWASAAVKKAIEEMQAAVIVATTATAAISVTTTS; encoded by the coding sequence ATGGACGGCCTGCTGCTCACCGACGAACTGGTCCTGCTCGCCTACGACGACGCCGGCACGAACCGGCTCGGCCGCCCCCATCTGGACTACGGCCTCGCCGGGGCGGTGCTGCTGGAACTGGCCCTCGCCCGCCGGGTGGAGGTGGTGGACAAGCGGCTGGTGGTGACCGACCCCGCCCCCACCGGCGTGCCCCTGCTCGACGAGGCGCTGGCCACCGTCGGGGCCGGGCGGCCCCGCAAGCCGAAGGACTGGATCGGCAAGCTCGCCAAGGGACTGCCGGACCGGGTGCTCGACGGTCTGGTCGGCTCCGGGGTGCTGCGCCGCGACTCCGACCGGGTGCTGCTGGTCTTCCCGCGTACCCGCTATCCCTCGCCGACCGGCGCGGAGCCGGCGGTGGAGACGGCGGCCCGGCGGCGGATGGTGGACGCGCTGGTCGGCGACGGCCCGGTCGACGCCCGGACCGCCGCGCTTCTCACCCTGACCCGGGCGGTCGGCCTGGACCGCAAGCTCTTCCGCGAGCTGCCGAAGGAGCGGGTCAAGGCCCGGATGACCGAGATCGCCGCCGGTGACTGGGCCTCCGCCGCGGTGAAGAAGGCGATCGAGGAGATGCAGGCCGCGGTGATCGTCGCGACCACCGCCACCGCCGCCATCAGCGTCACCACGACCAGCTGA